The Arthrobacter sp. OAP107 DNA segment CACCTGAGCTGACACCGAAGGCCAGTGCCAGCGGCAGCGCCACGATGCCGACAGTGACACCGGCTACCAGGTCCCCTTTCCACGTCCGGGGCAACTGCTCATAGTCTCGCCGGCCCGGCAAGAGCGCCCGGGCCGCAGCCAGGGCCTTCACCGCGTCCTGGCTCCGGCTGCCCCCGGGGAGGTCGTTGCAGGGGAAGACCCCGCAGAGTACTCAAGCTGCTCCTGCGTGGTCTGCAGAACATCATTGAGCAACAGCCTCGCCACGGTCAGAAGTTCGGCGACGCGCGGGTAGGCCAGCGAGTAGAACATCTGCAGCGCCCTGCGCTCTGCCTTGACCAGGTTGTAGCGGCGCAGCACGGTGAGGTGCTGGGACAGGTGCGAGGACTCCAGCCCCGTAGCGGCCAGAAGGTCCGTCACCGACACCTCCGGCGCCTCCGACAGCAACTCCAGCACCCGGATCCGCACCGGGTGTGCGAGGCCCTTAAAAAGGTTGGCCTTCACTTCGTACAAGGGTGCCCGGAAATCCGGTGAATCGTCCATGCCTGCCTCCCGGCGGATCCGCACAAGCTCCTGCTTGACTATTTTATAGATCCATCATCCAGTGTAACAGCGGTCTGGAATATTCCGTTGCCTGCGGCGGCCCGGTGTCCGTGGGCACGATGGGCACTGCCCGCCAGTACCGAGACGTTCGCGGATACCTTGCCCGACGGGGCAAGGTGCGCGGTATATGCCGTACCCGACGAAGACCCGGTGGCCGCGCGGGCCCACCGGACGACAGAGGCCGCCTACCGGGGACCTGGTGCCCGTGAATCCGGCACGGCGCCATGCCCGCCTTCGGAAAACCGCCGTCCGGATGCGTCTGCTGGTCTGGGCGGCGGCCGGAACGGCGGTGAGGAAGAACGGGCCACACGCGGCGCCGAGGCCGGAGCGGTGCGGGCACGTTCCTGCCGCCGTACTCCCGGCCCCGCTGATTGCCACGGCATGGCGGGAGCACTCCAGCCGGGGATTCCTCTCGGCCCGGGAGACGGCGGCTGGCGCGGGCCGTTAACAGGGCCAACCAGGCAACCCGCGCGGCAACGGCGGCGCCGGGATGCGGACATCGTTCCGATCCGCAAGGGAATACTGTGTCCGAGGGACTAGTTGAGCGCTGATTCGATGGCGGCGATGACTTGGGGGGGCGTCCGGAGACGTCTTGGGGGAGAACCGGGCGATGACCTCGCCTTCGGCGCTGACGAGGAACTTTTCGAAGTTCCAGGTGATCTCTTCCTGCAATTCCTCCGTGCGGAATTCGGTCAGCGCCGTGTACAGCGGGTGGCGCCCGCCGCCATTGACCTCGGCCTTCGCAGTCAACGGGAACGTCACACCGTAGCCGACGCTGCAGAATTCCTGGATCTGCTCCGAACTGCCCGGTTCCTGACCCTTAAATCCGTTGCAGGGCACTCCCAGGACGGTGAACCCCCGATCCTGGTACTTGCGCTGGAGCGCCTCCAGGTCCTCGTACTGCGGGGTCAGGCCGCACCTGGACGCAACGTTGACCACCAGGACGGTCTTGCCCTTGAAGTCCCCAAAGCTCCTTGCGCTGCCGTCGATCATGGTCAGTTCAATACCGTGCAGTTGCTGGGTAGCCGTGCTGTTTTCTGTCACGCTGTGATCCTTTTCGTTGTTGTCGGCCGACCTTGGCGGCGTCCATGTCCTCCAAGACCAGGAAAGTCTGTGTGACGAGGGTAACCGGCGCCGGCTGGATCTGGCCTAGTCACAGCCCGGTGCAGAGTGATCTGCGTACGGGTCGTTTCCGGTGGACTATTACACGGAATGATGTAACCATCAAATAGTAAATCACTTTGTAGGCCTGCGGCTCGGGCTACACCATCCCTGTGAACAAGGACCACGACATCTTCGCCAAAACAGGCACCATCGACGGACACACGCAGACCTGAACCGTAGGAGCCACCACGGGCATCGCCACAGCCTCCTGGTTTGGCAGCTACAATCTGGCCTGCTGCGCCAGCTGCGTAAGGGCTTCGATGATGACGTAAGGGTTTGTGAGTCCGTAGTGGGAGGCCTTGTCCACCGCTTCCCAGATGGAACCTTCCGCCATTTCGCTGTCGCCACACAGTACCCAGACCCGGTAGGGAAGGCGGTCCAGGTATTTCCCCGCGAGGGCGACGCCGTCGGGAAGTGCCCGCCCGAGCGAACCAGTCGCGAAACCGACCCACGGGAGCGCCAGCGTCGGATGCCCTTGGAGGCGCTGGCCCAAGCGGCGGGGCCCGATGCTCAGGCTTTTGTCCTAGGCAAGAAAGGTGCGGCGGCGGAACCGCTGTAGTGATGGAATGGATGGCGGCTCTGCCAGCTTTCATAATTGATAGTGGACTACCGACAACTGCTATTCCGTCAAGCTGCCTGGATTGGCCGAGCGGGCTTAACAAACCTTGGAGCGGCGCGGGTACTGACGCAGCGTTTCCGGCAGAACCGAAGTCCTTGGCAAGGCCACGAAAGTCGAACAGGCTGTTGGAGTAACCCTGACGCCGTGAAACGGAGCAGGAAACAGCCGCTTTTGCAGGCACGTCCCCGCCCTCTTTTGAAAGGCCGATAACCACGATTCCGTCAAGCTAACGGCCCGGTGTCAGGTTGGCATGCACTTCAGAGCAGGCACTGAAAAAGAATTAGTATTGCCGCTAGCCTGAGCATTCCGCTCGAAATGTTGGTGTCATCCGAAGCGGCTTCTGGCCGTGGACTCACGCACCACCAGACGCCCCGTAAGGGAGCGGTTGCGTTGCCTTTCATTCGGGGTGAGCATCGAAGCACTCAATTCTTTGAATGCCGTCCGGCCTAGCTGCTAGCTGGGTTGTTCCACCACAGTCAGACGGGGAAAGCATCAAGTGGTCCCGCCCTGGTCGTCAAAGCCGACCACGCATAGGTGTCGCGCACTCAACCACCACCGGCGCAGATGTGGCCCACGCCAATCCGGTACCAGCTTGGTACCATTGCCGTATGGCTATGAATCTTCGCCTGCCGGCGGATCTTGATCGAAGGCTGGACGAGCTTGCCGCGGAGGAGCACACGTCGAAGTCGGCGTTGCTGCTGCAGGGCGCTGAGCTGCTGCTGCAGCGGCGTGCGCGTAACCGTGACATCCGTGAGGGCATGGACTTTGTGCTGGGCCACGACGCTGAGCTGTTGAAGCGCCTCGAAGACGCATGACGGCGTACCTCGACATCGAGGACGCCCTGCAGGTGATCGACCGTTACGGGTTCCATATCCGTGACATCGGCCTGCTCGCCTCCGCGCTGGCCCGGCCGGCGACAACGGTGATGGGGGCTGAAGCCTACCCGGGGCTCGCGCTGAAGGCCGCCACGGTCCTCGAATCCGTTACACGCTTCCATCCACTCATCGACGGCAACAAACGCACCGGATGGACACTGATGGTGCTGACCCTGTGGATCAACGGCTACCGCCATGACTTCAGCACCAACGAAGCCTTTGACCTCGTCCTTGGCGTCGCCGCCGGGAACATCGAGCTACAGGACTGCGCGACAACGATCTCCGGCCACCTGGTCCCCCGACAGAATCAGGAAAGCGGTGCGGCGGGGCCGGGCCACTGATCCCACCGCTTCGAAACGGGCAAATGTTACGGGACGATAGCCCGTAACAGTGCGGCCTGCCGCAGGTACTGGTACACCGTCTCGCGTCTGATCCCGTACTCGGCGGCGAGAACGGACTT contains these protein-coding regions:
- a CDS encoding glutathione peroxidase, with product MTENSTATQQLHGIELTMIDGSARSFGDFKGKTVLVVNVASRCGLTPQYEDLEALQRKYQDRGFTVLGVPCNGFKGQEPGSSEQIQEFCSVGYGVTFPLTAKAEVNGGGRHPLYTALTEFRTEELQEEITWNFEKFLVSAEGEVIARFSPKTSPDAPPSHRRHRISAQLVPRTQYSLADRNDVRIPAPPLPRGLPGWPC
- a CDS encoding ribbon-helix-helix protein, CopG family; this encodes MAMNLRLPADLDRRLDELAAEEHTSKSALLLQGAELLLQRRARNRDIREGMDFVLGHDAELLKRLEDA
- a CDS encoding Fic family protein → MTAYLDIEDALQVIDRYGFHIRDIGLLASALARPATTVMGAEAYPGLALKAATVLESVTRFHPLIDGNKRTGWTLMVLTLWINGYRHDFSTNEAFDLVLGVAAGNIELQDCATTISGHLVPRQNQESGAAGPGH
- a CDS encoding metalloregulator ArsR/SmtB family transcription factor yields the protein MDDSPDFRAPLYEVKANLFKGLAHPVRIRVLELLSEAPEVSVTDLLAATGLESSHLSQHLTVLRRYNLVKAERRALQMFYSLAYPRVAELLTVARLLLNDVLQTTQEQLEYSAGSSPATTSPGAAGARTR